The following proteins are encoded in a genomic region of Synechococcus sp. CBW1002:
- the gcvH gene encoding glycine cleavage system protein GcvH, translated as MALHFPDDCRYADSHEYVRGEGDQLRLGLSAFAIDQLGDIVFVELPEVGASLKRGESFGSVESVKAVEDLMAPISGVVEARNEAVLASPEELQNDPYGEGWLLVVRPSDRGELDALLEAPSYRAKVEGA; from the coding sequence ATGGCACTCCACTTCCCCGACGACTGCCGCTACGCCGACAGCCACGAATACGTGCGCGGCGAAGGCGACCAGCTGCGGCTTGGACTGAGCGCCTTCGCCATCGACCAACTCGGCGACATCGTCTTCGTGGAGCTGCCCGAGGTGGGGGCATCCCTGAAGCGGGGCGAGAGCTTCGGCAGCGTCGAATCGGTCAAGGCGGTGGAAGATCTGATGGCGCCGATCAGCGGTGTGGTGGAGGCGCGCAACGAGGCAGTGCTAGCCAGCCCGGAGGAACTGCAGAACGATCCCTACGGAGAGGGCTGGCTGCTGGTGGTGCGTCCCTCCGATCGCGGTGAGCTGGACGCCCTGCTGGAAGCCCCCAGCTACCGGGCCAAGGTGGAAGGCGCCTGA
- a CDS encoding methionine gamma-lyase family protein, with the protein MGLPAAKPSAAQRDWARQRVETALQRIAPQVAARTAGVRPRLERVLEAFAAEGLGVQHFASVSGYGHGDLGREVLDRVFARVLQAEAAAVRLQFVSGTHAIAAALFGVLRPGDRLLALTGRPYDTLEEVIGIRGSGQGSLAEFGITYDELALTPDGRVDTDRLAEALALPTRMVLIQRSCGYSWRPSLDVAEIGRLCERVKALQSGVVCFVDNCYGELVQEQEPTAVGADLIAGSLIKNLGGTIAPSGGYVAGRADLVEQACCRLTAPGIGSEGGSGFDLHRLLFQGLFLAPQMVGEALIGADLVATVFSERGYATNPGPGASRSDIIQAVRLGNPDRLRQICRAFQAASPVGAYLDPVPAPMPGYASELVMAGGTFIDGSTSEFSADAPLREPYVLYTQGGTHHAHVAIALERALAALKANDLIPE; encoded by the coding sequence ATGGGCCTGCCCGCCGCCAAGCCCAGCGCTGCCCAGCGGGACTGGGCCCGGCAGCGGGTGGAGACCGCCCTGCAGCGGATCGCCCCCCAGGTGGCGGCCCGCACGGCTGGGGTGCGTCCCCGCCTCGAGCGGGTGCTGGAGGCCTTTGCGGCGGAAGGACTGGGGGTGCAGCACTTCGCCTCGGTGAGCGGCTATGGCCACGGCGATCTGGGCCGGGAAGTGCTGGATCGGGTCTTCGCCCGGGTGCTGCAGGCGGAGGCGGCCGCGGTGCGGCTGCAGTTCGTGAGCGGCACCCACGCCATCGCTGCGGCCCTGTTCGGCGTGCTGCGCCCTGGTGATCGACTGCTGGCCCTCACCGGCCGCCCCTACGACACCCTCGAGGAGGTGATCGGCATCCGCGGCAGCGGCCAGGGATCGCTGGCCGAGTTCGGCATCACCTACGACGAACTCGCCCTCACCCCGGATGGACGGGTGGACACCGATCGGCTGGCGGAGGCCCTGGCCCTGCCCACCCGCATGGTGCTGATCCAGCGCAGCTGCGGCTACAGCTGGCGGCCTTCGCTGGACGTGGCGGAGATCGGCCGGCTCTGCGAACGGGTCAAGGCCCTCCAGAGCGGCGTGGTGTGCTTCGTGGACAACTGCTACGGCGAGCTGGTGCAGGAGCAGGAGCCAACGGCGGTGGGAGCCGATCTGATCGCCGGCTCCCTGATCAAGAACCTGGGCGGCACCATCGCCCCCAGCGGCGGCTACGTGGCCGGCCGCGCCGATCTGGTGGAGCAGGCCTGCTGCCGCCTCACAGCGCCGGGCATCGGCAGCGAGGGCGGCAGCGGCTTCGACCTGCACCGTCTGCTCTTCCAGGGCCTGTTCCTGGCCCCGCAGATGGTGGGCGAGGCGCTGATCGGCGCCGATCTGGTGGCCACGGTGTTCTCCGAACGGGGCTATGCCACCAACCCCGGCCCCGGAGCCAGCCGCAGCGACATCATTCAGGCGGTGCGGCTGGGGAATCCCGATCGGCTGCGGCAGATCTGCCGCGCTTTCCAGGCCGCCTCGCCGGTGGGGGCCTATCTCGATCCGGTACCGGCGCCGATGCCCGGCTACGCCAGCGAACTGGTGATGGCCGGCGGCACCTTCATCGACGGCAGCACCAGTGAGTTTTCCGCCGATGCGCCCCTGCGGGAGCCCTACGTGCTGTACACCCAGGGCGGCACCCACCACGCCCACGTGGCCATCGCCCTGGAGCGGGCCCTGGCGGCCCTGAAGGCGAACGACCTGATTCCCGAGTAA
- a CDS encoding fatty acid desaturase yields the protein MSTAHRERKEARIRAALAARRLPLPPRQRKFKLGTTGFMLAIHVGAVFALLPQFWSWQGLAALALLYWVTVLGVTLGLHRLVAHRSFVAPLWLERTLVLMGTLACQSGPIEWVGLHRHHHKFSDQPNDHHDAARGLWWAHSEWMLHEIPAVQHVARFTGDLQRDPFYRWLDRWFLLLQLPLGAALYWYGERAGVRGGGLGLVLWAIPLRLVLVYHVTWLVNSATHAFGYRNFDCPDLSRNCWWVALLSFGEGWHNNHHAHPHSARHGLRWFEFDITWQHIKLLRAFGWARRVRVAHYRA from the coding sequence ATCAGCACCGCCCATCGCGAGCGCAAGGAGGCCCGCATCCGTGCCGCCCTGGCGGCCCGGCGCCTGCCGCTGCCGCCGCGGCAACGCAAGTTCAAGCTCGGCACCACCGGTTTCATGCTGGCCATCCATGTGGGGGCCGTGTTTGCGTTGCTGCCGCAGTTCTGGAGCTGGCAGGGGCTGGCGGCGCTGGCCTTGCTCTACTGGGTCACGGTTCTTGGCGTCACCCTGGGTCTGCATCGCCTGGTGGCGCACCGCAGCTTTGTGGCGCCCCTCTGGCTGGAGCGCACCCTGGTGCTGATGGGCACCCTCGCCTGCCAGAGCGGCCCGATCGAATGGGTGGGTCTGCATCGCCATCACCACAAATTCTCCGACCAGCCCAACGACCACCACGACGCCGCCCGCGGCCTCTGGTGGGCCCATAGCGAATGGATGCTGCACGAGATTCCGGCGGTGCAGCACGTGGCCCGCTTCACCGGTGACCTGCAGCGCGATCCCTTCTACCGCTGGCTCGACCGCTGGTTCCTGCTGCTGCAACTGCCCCTCGGGGCGGCTCTGTATTGGTATGGCGAAAGGGCCGGCGTGCGGGGCGGTGGCCTGGGCCTGGTGCTCTGGGCGATTCCGCTGCGCCTGGTTCTCGTGTACCACGTCACCTGGTTGGTGAACTCGGCCACCCATGCCTTCGGCTATCGCAACTTCGATTGCCCGGATCTGTCGCGCAACTGCTGGTGGGTGGCGTTGCTCAGCTTCGGCGAGGGCTGGCACAACAACCACCATGCCCATCCCCACTCCGCCCGCCACGGCCTGCGCTGGTTCGAGTTCGACATCACCTGGCAGCACATCAAGTTGCTGCGGGCCTTCGGCTGGGCGCGACGCGTCCGTGTGGCCCACTACCGGGCCTGA
- a CDS encoding fatty acid desaturase produces the protein MTATATRSPVAAAAASAAGLRSHQAASVAAVDALQRSARLRRPRRGEPTPEIPSGRSWVTIGFMATIHVLALVALLPRFWSVPAVASLVVLYWVTACLGVTIGYHRLLSHRAFRVPQWLERFFATCGALSCQHGPIDWAGLHRHHHKFSDTDADHHNSHRGFWWSHMGWMFKEIPAMGAVPRLTGDLAADPYYRWLNNWFLALQLPLAGLLFWIGTVTGAGGWALVLWGIPLRLVLVYHATWLVNSATHCWGRVSHASGDASRNNPWVAALTFGEGWHNNHHAFPHSARQGLEPGQIDLTWEHIRLMRVLGLATKVRLPKAALGGPTLADAQERGAVGGVG, from the coding sequence ATGACCGCCACAGCTACACGTTCTCCGGTCGCCGCGGCTGCCGCCTCTGCTGCCGGTCTGCGCAGCCACCAGGCGGCGTCCGTCGCCGCGGTGGATGCCCTGCAGCGCTCCGCCCGGCTGCGTCGCCCCCGCCGCGGTGAGCCCACCCCGGAAATTCCGAGTGGCCGCAGCTGGGTCACCATCGGCTTCATGGCGACGATCCACGTTCTGGCCCTGGTGGCCCTGTTGCCTCGCTTCTGGAGCGTGCCCGCCGTGGCCTCGCTGGTGGTTCTCTATTGGGTCACCGCCTGCCTGGGCGTGACGATCGGCTACCACCGGCTGCTCAGCCATCGGGCCTTCCGCGTGCCCCAGTGGCTGGAGCGCTTCTTCGCCACCTGTGGCGCCCTCAGCTGCCAGCACGGCCCGATCGACTGGGCGGGTCTGCACCGTCACCATCACAAGTTTTCCGATACGGATGCGGATCATCACAACAGCCACCGTGGCTTCTGGTGGAGCCACATGGGCTGGATGTTCAAGGAGATCCCGGCCATGGGAGCCGTGCCTCGGCTCACGGGTGATCTCGCCGCTGATCCCTACTACCGCTGGCTGAACAACTGGTTCCTGGCCCTGCAGCTCCCCCTGGCCGGCCTGCTGTTCTGGATCGGCACCGTCACCGGTGCCGGCGGCTGGGCCCTGGTGCTCTGGGGCATCCCCCTGCGCCTGGTGCTCGTCTATCACGCCACCTGGCTGGTCAATTCCGCCACCCATTGCTGGGGTCGCGTCAGCCATGCCAGCGGCGATGCCTCCCGCAACAACCCCTGGGTGGCGGCGCTCACCTTCGGCGAGGGCTGGCACAACAACCACCATGCCTTCCCCCATTCGGCCCGCCAGGGTCTGGAGCCCGGTCAGATCGATCTCACCTGGGAGCACATCCGCCTGATGCGGGTCCTGGGCCTGGCCACCAAGGTGCGGCTGCCCAAGGCGGCCCTCGGCGGCCCCACCCTGGCGGATGCCCAGGAGCGGGGTGCGGTCGGTGGCGTAGGTTGA
- the rplI gene encoding 50S ribosomal protein L9 — translation MAKRVQVVLNEDVLSLGKDGDLVDVAPGYARNFLLPTGKAIPVTPAVMRQVEARRAKEAERQAALKAEAEAFRTALATIGRFTIKKQAGNDDVIFGTVTNGDVAEAIEAATKKEVDRRHILVPEIHRTGSYKVQVKLHHDVTAELNLEVVSY, via the coding sequence ATGGCCAAGCGCGTACAAGTCGTACTGAACGAGGACGTCCTCAGCCTGGGCAAGGACGGCGATCTCGTGGATGTGGCCCCCGGCTACGCCCGTAACTTCCTCCTTCCCACCGGCAAGGCCATCCCCGTGACCCCCGCGGTGATGCGTCAGGTGGAGGCCCGCCGGGCCAAGGAGGCCGAGCGCCAGGCCGCCCTCAAGGCCGAGGCGGAAGCCTTCCGCACCGCCCTGGCCACGATCGGCCGCTTCACGATCAAGAAGCAGGCCGGCAACGACGATGTGATCTTCGGCACGGTGACCAACGGCGATGTGGCCGAGGCCATCGAAGCCGCCACCAAGAAAGAGGTGGACCGCCGCCACATCCTGGTGCCCGAGATCCATCGCACCGGCTCCTACAAGGTGCAGGTGAAGCTCCACCACGACGTCACCGCCGAGCTCAATCTCGAAGTGGTCAGCTACTGA
- the dnaB gene encoding replicative DNA helicase — protein sequence MVSAPPIPSDAADPGPRRRARAAAEASFEALPDSVPPQNLEAEEAVLGGILLDPDAIGRIADVVQPEAFYLGAHREIYRTALMLHSQGKPTDLTAMAAWLADTGHLEKVGGTGRLVELVERTLSTASIDQVARLVMDKYLRRQLIKSGNEVIRLGFEQSKPMEQVLDEAEQKIFAISQQKPSAGLTPTAEILTSTFNEIESRSLGTAVAGIPVNFYDLDAMTQGLQRSDLIIVAGRPAMGKTAITLNLAKNVAQLHNLPVCVFSLEMSKEQLTYRLLAMEVGIESGRLRTGRLQQEEWPLLGQGINTLGQMPIFIDDKPNAGVLEMRSLCRRLMAESGKELGLVVIDYLQLMEGSGSDNRVQELSRITRGLKQMARELNVPVVALSQLSRGVESRTNKRPMLSDLRESGSIEQDADLVLMIYRDEYYNPDTPDRGITEVIVTKHRNGPVGTVKLLFEPQFTRFRNLAA from the coding sequence ATGGTGAGCGCGCCTCCGATTCCCAGCGATGCGGCCGATCCTGGCCCGCGCCGCCGAGCACGGGCCGCCGCAGAGGCGAGCTTCGAGGCGCTGCCCGATTCGGTGCCACCCCAGAACCTGGAGGCCGAGGAAGCCGTTCTCGGCGGCATTTTGCTCGATCCCGATGCGATCGGCCGGATCGCCGACGTGGTGCAGCCGGAGGCGTTCTACCTGGGTGCCCATCGCGAGATCTACCGCACCGCCCTGATGCTGCACAGCCAGGGCAAGCCCACCGACCTCACCGCCATGGCGGCCTGGCTGGCGGACACAGGCCACCTGGAGAAGGTGGGCGGCACCGGACGGCTGGTGGAGCTGGTGGAGCGCACCCTCTCCACCGCCTCGATCGACCAGGTGGCACGCCTGGTGATGGACAAGTACCTGCGCCGCCAGCTGATCAAGTCGGGAAATGAGGTGATCCGGCTCGGCTTCGAACAGAGCAAGCCGATGGAGCAGGTGCTCGATGAGGCTGAGCAGAAGATCTTCGCGATCAGCCAGCAGAAACCCAGCGCCGGCCTCACCCCCACCGCCGAGATCCTCACCAGCACCTTCAACGAGATCGAGAGCCGCTCCCTGGGCACGGCCGTGGCCGGTATCCCGGTCAACTTCTACGACCTCGACGCCATGACCCAGGGGCTGCAGCGCAGTGACCTGATCATCGTGGCCGGCCGCCCCGCCATGGGCAAGACCGCCATCACCCTGAATCTGGCCAAGAACGTGGCCCAGCTCCACAACTTGCCGGTGTGCGTGTTCTCGCTGGAGATGAGCAAGGAGCAGCTCACCTACCGGCTGCTGGCCATGGAGGTGGGCATCGAGAGCGGTCGTCTGCGCACCGGCCGCCTGCAGCAGGAGGAGTGGCCGCTCTTGGGGCAGGGCATCAACACCCTGGGCCAGATGCCGATCTTCATCGACGACAAGCCCAATGCCGGCGTGCTCGAGATGCGTTCCCTCTGCCGCCGTTTGATGGCCGAGAGCGGCAAGGAGCTGGGTCTTGTGGTGATCGACTACCTCCAGCTGATGGAGGGATCGGGTTCCGATAACCGCGTCCAGGAACTCTCCCGTATCACCCGCGGCCTCAAGCAGATGGCCCGCGAGCTCAACGTGCCGGTGGTGGCCCTCTCCCAGCTCAGCCGTGGGGTGGAGTCACGCACCAACAAGCGGCCGATGCTCAGCGACCTGCGGGAATCGGGCTCGATCGAGCAGGACGCCGACCTGGTGCTGATGATCTACCGCGACGAGTACTACAACCCCGATACGCCCGATCGTGGCATCACCGAAGTGATTGTGACCAAGCACCGCAACGGGCCGGTGGGAACGGTGAAGCTGCTGTTCGAGCCGCAGTTCACCCGCTTCCGCAATCTGGCGGCCTGA